TAAGCGTCTTGTCGTGCAATTTTTATATCCGGGTGATACGACAACTGTATCTTTAAGATCATCTGTTTACCCTCGCCACCATTCTTCCGAAAAGCCTCCACCACCTTTTTAAGCGCGGGCAACGGCTGCGATACTGTAATGAGCGCATCCGCCCAGGTAGCGACCCAGCCGGCAGTTTCCGGTGTGATGGCCGCACCGGCGATCATGGGCGAACGCTTTGGCAGCGTATATAGTTTTGCTTCGGATACCGTCACCAAACCGTGGTGCGATACTGTTTCGCCATTCCACAAAGCGCGGATAATGGCAACACATTCTTCCAGCCGCGCATTCCTTTCCGCCTTCGCCGGCCAGCCCTGCCCGGTAATCGCCTCGTTCATCGCCTGCCCGCTACCCAGGGCCACCCAAAAGCGGTCCGGGTACATCTCGGCTAATGTAGCGCAGGCCTGGGCAATGATAGCAGGATGGTAGCGCTGCCCCGGCGCATTTACAATGCCGTACGACAGGCCTGTGGCCTGCAAAGCAGCGCCCAGCCACGACCAGGCAAATCCAGACTGTCCCTGGGCACCATTCCAGGGATGAAAATGATCGGACGACAAAGCCGCCGTAAAACCAGCCAGATCCGCCCGCATAGCATAGCGGAGTAATGCGCTGGGGGTATGTTGTTCGTGAGAAATGTGATAACCTACGTTCATGCGAACGATAGCTGCAAAATTGCGACCAATTGAGATGTGGCGGTTTTAACTCACCTTGCGGATCTTGTTGACTTCCAACCAGGAAAGGAAGTCGAACATATCCTCCGGGTAAAAACGGACGACCACCCGGTTCTTGAGCGCGAGCAAAAATAGTCCTTCGCCGGATTGAAAAAATGCAGAGATGTGTTGAGCGGTGTAGTCTAATCCAGGGTAATAAGTTGATACAGTGGATGCGGTTGTGGTTTTCATTGGTTTCCTTCAGTTAACGAAAACTCAGCTGCAAATTCCGTTCCGGAACACTATCGTTAACAAATACACGTAGTTATGCGGAAATGCTTTACTGTATTGTATTTTAACACACTAACAGTACATAAATTAGTGGTTTTACATACAATGATTTTAAGATCTTCCTGATAATCAGCACCATCTGGCTTCAAAGCTTTTTGCATGTGCCGGAGAGGATAGTTATGTTCATCTCCGCTACTTCGTACGCCCGCCGCCACCGGGCAGCATAAAAATAGCCCGCCATGGCTTACCATGACGGGCTATAATATAAAATTCTATTTAACTCTTCTTCGGTTGCTGCGCAAGTTCAACCATCGCTGCCACCTCTTCCACGGCTGCATCTTCACCACCCGCAAAACCTACAAAGCGGAAACGAATGTTACCTTCTTTGTCGATCACGAACTTAGTCGGAATACCTTTGACGCCGTAATCGCTGCACACTTTGTTTTTGCCCTGGTCATCCTTCAGGTCCATGA
This genomic interval from Chitinophaga horti contains the following:
- a CDS encoding TIGR03885 family FMN-dependent LLM class oxidoreductase, with the translated sequence MNVGYHISHEQHTPSALLRYAMRADLAGFTAALSSDHFHPWNGAQGQSGFAWSWLGAALQATGLSYGIVNAPGQRYHPAIIAQACATLAEMYPDRFWVALGSGQAMNEAITGQGWPAKAERNARLEECVAIIRALWNGETVSHHGLVTVSEAKLYTLPKRSPMIAGAAITPETAGWVATWADALITVSQPLPALKKVVEAFRKNGGEGKQMILKIQLSYHPDIKIARQDAYEQWRSNIFGSALLSELRSVAQFEQAGMFVRPEDLDPFVHISSSTQEHLDRLSQYAELGFDTVILHNVNTHQEVFIDDFGQQVLPLLKPQ